A window of the [Limnothrix rosea] IAM M-220 genome harbors these coding sequences:
- a CDS encoding phosphoribosyltransferase produces the protein MVDRVIDWVEYHQTIEKLATQIQASKWEFNQILCLAKGGLRVGDILARIFDQPLAILNVRSYGGSDNRQQGKIEFAEHLTNFGKLGDRLLLVDDLVDSGVSIEKTMEWLKAYAPEITEVKVAVLWYKANSQVKPDYFVEYLENNPWIQQPFEHYEQGY, from the coding sequence TTGATCGCGTTATTGACTGGGTTGAATATCACCAAACTATTGAGAAGTTAGCCACACAGATTCAAGCTTCAAAATGGGAATTTAACCAAATTTTGTGTTTGGCGAAAGGTGGTTTGCGGGTCGGCGATATTTTGGCACGCATTTTCGATCAGCCCCTCGCCATTCTCAATGTCAGAAGCTATGGCGGCTCTGATAATCGTCAACAGGGCAAGATTGAATTTGCCGAACATCTCACGAACTTTGGAAAGTTAGGCGATCGCCTGTTACTTGTCGATGATCTCGTAGATTCGGGTGTCAGTATCGAAAAAACGATGGAGTGGTTAAAAGCTTACGCACCAGAGATTACAGAAGTGAAAGTTGCAGTTCTTTGGTACAAGGCAAATTCTCAGGTGAAGCCAGACTATTTTGTGGAATATCTCGAAAATAACCCTTGGATTCAGCAGCCCTTCGAGCATTATGAACAAGGCTATTGA